From Candidatus Binataceae bacterium:
GCCGCGCGACCTCCTCGGACTCAACAAATCGCTTGACCCCGACGCGATGAAAAAGCTCATGATCGCCAACACCAAGGTCACCGACGCCGATCTCAAGCAACTTGCCGAAGATCGCGCCAACGCGGTGCAGAAGGCGCTCAGCGGAAAAATCGATCCCGGCCGGATCACCATAGCGGCGCCCAAGCTCAACGCCGACGGGATCAAGGACGGCGGCAAGGCCACGCGCGCGGAGCTTTCGGTCGAGTGAGTGGCTGAGGCCGTCAGCGCGACGAACGTCTCAGCGCGGAGCGAAAGCCTCGAATGCGCGCTCGTCCGGCAGCCACGGGTTATCGCATCTTAGCGGCATCATGCAGACGTGATTCGCGCCGGCCGCGAGTTGCGCGTCGATCCGTTCCTTGATCTTGTCCTCGCTGCCCCACGCAATCACCGCGTCGATCAAGCGATCGCTGCATCCGTTCTCGAAGTCCTCCGCCGTGAACCCTTGCGAGATCAGGATCCGGCGATAGTTGTCCTGGTTGGCGTAAAAGCTCAGATGCTCGCGCGCACGGGCGCGCGCCTTGCCGGCGTCGCGCTCCATGATAACCACCACGCTCGCGCAGACCCATTTGTCCGGGCCCATGATGGCGCGCGCCTGCGCGGTATGCGGCGGCAGACACAAATAGGTGTGGGTGCCATGAGCCTCGCGCGCCGCAAGTGCGAGCGATTTGGGATGCAGCGACGCGATAACCAGGGGCGGCTCGGTCTTGGGCGCAACCGCGTTGTAGAGCGACGATTTCATCCGCGGAATGTAATCGCCCAGGTAGCTTAAGGGCTTGACGTATTTGTGCCCGCGGAGATCCTCGACCAGCGAGCGATGGCTTACGCCGATGCCGAGAATAAAGCGATCGGAGGCAAGTTCGGCCAGCGTCCTCGCCGCCGAGGCCATCGCCGCCGGATCGCGGACCCACACGTTGGCGATGCCGGTTGCGTATATGAGGCGCTCGGTATTGGCGAGCACGTAGCCGCCGTGCGCAAATGGCTCGCGTCCCCACGCCTCGGGCGTCCAGATGACCTTGTAACCCATCCGCTCGATCCGGCGGCAAAACGCGGCGCTCTCCGGCGCTGGCATCGCATCCATGAAGCAAAACGCGCCCAACTTACCGATTTCCATCGCCTCTCTCCCTCGCAGCGGCCCTCGTGAATTCCCGAGCCTTCAGGCGGCGCAGCGTAGCACGAGCCGGCTGCTCGGTGTTAGAGCGTGACGCGCTCCGAAGCTCGCACGCATTGAAGAGAGCGAAACCGTCCTTGAGCGCGCGGCTCATGCAGGGGTGCGCGGCGCGATGCGTTCACTTTTCTACGGCTTATAGAGCTTGGGGTATTTTTCGCGCAGCAGTTCGAGCTTGGGCAGA
This genomic window contains:
- a CDS encoding TIGR03620 family F420-dependent LLM class oxidoreductase, with translation MEIGKLGAFCFMDAMPAPESAAFCRRIERMGYKVIWTPEAWGREPFAHGGYVLANTERLIYATGIANVWVRDPAAMASAARTLAELASDRFILGIGVSHRSLVEDLRGHKYVKPLSYLGDYIPRMKSSLYNAVAPKTEPPLVIASLHPKSLALAAREAHGTHTYLCLPPHTAQARAIMGPDKWVCASVVVIMERDAGKARARAREHLSFYANQDNYRRILISQGFTAEDFENGCSDRLIDAVIAWGSEDKIKERIDAQLAAGANHVCMMPLRCDNPWLPDERAFEAFAPR